In a genomic window of Bacillota bacterium:
- a CDS encoding DUF1156 domain-containing protein produces MDRQSVRRLIETDEMPIRIISEYSRRDQNVKKGHLHTLHVWWATRPGRLPGGADGHAPARSRGRALSGNVTPGNPGSFEAVHRSGSFRPGGAATNTLGFHRPFRCLGELHQSNLCGNCPSAGARGPSGGPAPGGGPLRRHRLHPL; encoded by the coding sequence ATGGACCGACAGAGCGTACGCCGCCTTATCGAAACCGATGAGATGCCCATCCGTATCATCTCCGAGTATTCGCGCCGGGACCAGAACGTGAAGAAAGGGCACCTGCACACCCTCCACGTGTGGTGGGCTACTCGCCCTGGCCGCCTGCCGGGCGGTGCTGATGGCCACGCTCCTGCCCGATCCCGCGGACGAGCGCTGTCCGGAAACGTTACGCCGGGAAACCCAGGAAGCTTTGAAGCCGTTCACCGGTCGGGATCTTTCCGACCCGGTGGCGCTGCGACAAACACTCTTGGATTTCATCGGCCATTTCGCTGCCTGGGAGAACTCCACCAATCGAACCTTTGTGGAAACTGCCCGTCGGCTGGTGCGCGCGGCCCATCCGGAGGGCCCGCCCCTGGTGGTGGACCCCTTCGCCGGCATCGGCTCCATCCCCTTTGA